One genomic window of Amphiura filiformis chromosome 3, Afil_fr2py, whole genome shotgun sequence includes the following:
- the LOC140148267 gene encoding hyalin-like, with amino-acid sequence MKLLLLLSMLGLAWAISVNKLRRTEDEEGETKEVDNEPPFINGCPDDITRTASIGLPSTRVTWRKPTATDNSGTVSLISRSIPPGSFFRVGTTTVTYIFADESGNSATCIFDVNVIGPAEDERIEYLWSLGKTKKAEDNQAPFIDCPDGITRIVDAGVTSTAVTWFEPTATDNSGTVYLEEQTHSPGSFFAPGYTFVTYTFVDRSGNTAFCTFYVHVIQNEEYYY; translated from the exons ATGAAACTTCTGCTGCTTTTATCGATGTTGGGCTTGGCATGGGCCATAAGCGTTAATAAG TTACGTCGTACAGAAGATGAGGAAGGAGAGACAAAAGAGG TGGACAACGAGCCTCCATTTATTAATGGTTGCCCCGATGACATCACACGAACAGCCAGCATTGGACTACCTTCAACCAGAGTCACCTGGCGTAAGCCAACTGCCACTGACAACTCTGGCACAGTCTCCCTGATATCAAGAAGCATTCCTCCAGGATCTTTCTTCCGTGTTGGTACCACCACTGTCACCTACATATTTGCTGATGAATCTGGCAACAGTGCAACTTGTATATTTGATGTGAACGTTATTGGAC CGGCGGAAGATGAACGTATCGAGTACCTATGGTCTTTAGGAAAGACAAAAAAGG CGGAGGACAACCAAGCTCCATTTATTGATTGCCCCGATGGCATCACACGAATAGTCGACGCTGGAGTCACTTCAACCGCCGTCACCTGGTTTGAGCCAACTGCCACTGACAACTCTGGAACGGTCTATTTGGAAGAACAAACCCATTCTCCAGGATCTTTCTTCGCTCCTGGTTACACCTTTGTCACCTACACGTTCGTTGATAGATCTGGCAACACCGCATTTTGCACATTTTATGTTCATGTTATTCAAAATGAAGAGTATTACTACTAA